The Gadus macrocephalus chromosome 13, ASM3116895v1 genome includes a window with the following:
- the slc25a34 gene encoding solute carrier family 25 member 34: MTSTPLMKYSPKDSAFMAPPAVSGVLLTSSPTPPAVWPPLDFALGALACCGACVFTNPLEVVKTRLQLQGELQAWGSYQRHYRGALQALWMVARTDGIRGLQKGLSVGLMYQGLMNGVRLGSYSYCEASGFTSVHGGSLLSGAAAGALGAFIASPAYLVKTHLQAQTVQTIAVGHQHNHQGVSSAFATIYRREGIIGLWRGVNGAVPRVMVGSAAQLATFSSAKEWVSHAQWFSPNSWLIALTAAMISGVTVTITMTPFDVISTRLYNQPVDELRRGRHYSGFTDCFLKVVRAEGLFGLYKGIGPVFLRLGPHTTLSMLFWDMMRHSTYPVDLSMGRS; encoded by the exons ATGACCAGCACTCCGCTCATGAAGTACTCCCCCAAAGACTCTGCCTTCATGGCCCCCCCAGCTGTATCCGGGGTACTGTTGACCTCCTCACCCACGCCTCCGGCCGTCTGGCCCCCCTTGGACTTTGCCCTGGGTGCCTTGGCATGTTGCGGGGCGTGCGTTTTCACCAACCCCTTGGAGGTGGTGAAGACCCGCCTGCAGCTCCAGGGAGAGCTGCAGGCGTGGGGCTCCTACCAGAGACACTACCGCGGGGCCCTCCAGGCTTTGTGGATGGTGGCGCGCACGGACGGGATCCGGGGCCTACAGAAGGGGCTGTCGGTGGGCCTGATGTACCAGGGCCTCATGAACGGCGTGAGGCTGGGATCCTACTCGTACTGCGAGGCCTCAGGGTTCACCAGCGTCCATGGAGGGAGTCTGCTCTCAGGGGCCGCGGCTGGTGCACTGGGGGCCTTTATCGCCTCTCCTGCCTATCTG GTGAAAACTCATTTGCAAGCACAGACTGTCCAAACCATTGCAGTGGGCCACCAGCATAATCATCAA gGTGTATCCAGCGCCTTTGCAACTATTTATAGAAGGGAAGGTATCATTGGACTGTGGAGGGGAGTGAATGGGGCTGTACCAAGGGTCATGGTGGGTTCAGCTGCTCAACTCGCAACCTTCAGCTCTGCGAAAGAATGGGTGTCACATGCCCAG TGGTTTAGTCCCAACAGCTGGCTGATTGCTTTGACAGCCGCCATGATCAGTGGCGTCACCGTGACGATCACCATGACGCCCTTTGATGTCATCAGCACGCGGCTCTACAACCAACCAGTGGACGAGCTTCGTAGG GGTCGGCACTACAGCGGCTTTACTGACTGTTTCCTGAAGGTGGTGAGGGCCGAGGGCCTGTTTGGCTTGTATAAAGGCATAGGGCCTGTTTTCCTTCGATTGGGCCCTCACACAACACTGAGCATGCTGTTCTGGGATATGATGAGGCACTCAACCTACCCGGTCGACCTATCCATGGGAAGAAGCTAA
- the LOC132471171 gene encoding transmembrane protein 82-like isoform X2, which produces MMFSPFSLFVGAFEWLPFHSISIDSFIQGVVGACGITVLCNVMRVYFFLQACSDSDGGKDKTQKSSSGGRPLLEQWRTAIHYWCLAALLSQVGPRVSSLIILEFCLRAASAGITAGQDSSSRGPQLLLVQCQFSLGCCLTATLGFLQQGAVNSTLGLLLAAGLSWALARICQSLWKHVEKLYPLHSKERYCGKCISLLTSGHSILASLQRGVILAFAVASFAAISTVYDHFLSLTGALKLWTPLTLCYAMLVAYIQEERQRHSGLEVLLRSVVLRLGSLTVLMMTVGHWSDMLQVLIAFLGEAVCLLSSQDLIAALLKEEEDDDKDIRPRNYNSRSTSSAKGRAPKIPSDGS; this is translated from the exons ATGATGTTTTCACCTTTCTCCCTATTTGTGGGCGCTTTTGAATGGTTGCCTTTTCACTCAATTTCAATCGATTCTTTCATCCAAG GTGTGGTGGGCGCATGTGGAATCACAGTCCTCTGTAATGTGATGAGAGTGTACTTCTTCCTCCAAGCATGCAG TGATTCTGATGGGGGAAAAGATAAGACACAGAAATCTTCTTCTGGAGGCAGACCTCTGCTGGAACAGTGGAGGACAGCGATACATTACTGGTGCCTGGCCGCCCTGCTGTCCCAGGTGGGCCCGCGTGTCTCCTCGCTGATAATCCTGGAGTTCTGTCTCCGGGCAGCGTCGGCAGGGATCACCGCAGGACAG GACAGCTCCAGCAGAGGACCCCAGCTGCTCTTGGTGCAGTGTCAGTTCTCCCTGGGCTGCTGCCTCACCGCCACTCTCGGCTttctccagcagggggcagtaaACAGCACTTTAGGCCTACTGCTGGCGGCAGGCCTCAGCTGGGCACTGGCAAGGATCTGCCAAAGTTTGTGGAAGCATGTTGAGAAACTGTACCCGCTGCACAGCAAAGAACGCTACTGTGGCAAATGCATTAGCCTCCTCACCTCTGGACACTCCATTCTAGCCTCTCTGCAGAGGGGCGTCATCCTGGCCTTCGCCGTAGCGTCTTTCGCCGCCATATCCACTGTGTATGACCACTTCCTGTCTCTAACGGGTGCTCTGAAGTTGTGGACACCTCTGActctatgctatgctatgctggTAGCATACATCCAAG AGGAACGCCAGCGGCACTCCGGACTCGAGGTTCTGCTGCGCTCGGTGGTCCTGCGCCTGGGATCCCTGACCGTGCTCATGATGACCGTGGGCCACTGGTCCGACATGCTCCAGGTCCTCATCGCGTTCCTCGGGGAAGCCGTGTGTCTGCTGTCCTCCCAGGACCTCATCGCGGCTCTGTTAAAG GAGGAAGAAGACGACGACAAAGACATTCGTCCACGAAACTATAACTCCAGATCCACAAGCTCAGCAAAGGGCAGAGCACCCAAGATACCATCAGACGGCTCTTAG
- the fblim1 gene encoding filamin-binding LIM protein 1 isoform X1 — MASATQPKRMVSSVFITLAPPYRATLTKPQHTLQTHRAPAWDQQQAAVRVEPRGGDGFRPAGQRHRKDSSPSELRPSGGTAPAATSGSDPTGPTDPHVRPAGLHKDSLPEEHVPVSPPALLSPKPSEDDDVYLPGLASHKEGFSPQPSTPAHPLSQISQQQKRTPSSGDDSGQQSYRTPPIEVDGILESNELCGFCRKTVALAEPAIEALNRTYHDSCFQCRQCQTPLAGKLYYNKAGIPLCEECYQASLELCWACGDTIKDLVIRALERTYHPACFTCATCYQQIGEQRFAQGEVGEVYCIQDYYRKYAPQCNACKQLIIPKEDGTDSYTVECQGNSFHEDCYRCEICAIQLSPDPNEHGCHPLDGRMLCKDCHLSLVSA; from the exons ATGGCGTCGGCAACCCAACCAAAGAGAATGGTGTCTTCTGTGTTCATCACCCTGGCTCCTCCGTACAGAGCCACGCTGACCAAGCCCCAGCACACTCTGCAGACCCACCGGGCCCCGGCCTGGGACCAGCAGCAGGCCGCCGTGCGCGTGGAGCCCCGCGGCGGTGACGGCTTCCGACCGGCCGGCCAAAGACACCGGAAAGACAGCAGCCCGTCTGAGCTTAGGCCCAGCGGGGGTACGGCGCCTGCAGCGACCAGCGGGTCGGACCCCACTGGTCCCACTGACCCACACGTTAGACCAGCAGGGCTGCACAAGGACAGCCTGCCGGAAG AGCACGTTCCCGTATCCCCTCCTGCACTGCTGTCTCCAAAGCCCTCTGAAGATGATGATGTGTACCTCCCTGGGCTTGCATCTCACAAAGAGGGATTCTCCCCTCAGCCCTCAACACCCGCTCACCCACTAAGTCAGATAAGTCAG CAACAGAAAAGGACCCCATCTAGTGGAGACGATTCAGGCCAACAGTCCTATCGGACCCCACCCATTGAGGTGGACGGCATTCTGGAGAGTAACG AGCTGTGCGGATTCTGTAGGAAGACAGTGGCCCTCGCTGAACCTGCCATAGAGGCTTTAAACAGGACCTACCACGACAGTTGTTTCCAATGTAGACAGTGTCAGACCCCACTGGCAGGTAAACTGTACTACAACAAAGCTGGAATCCCACTGTGTGAGGAATGCTACCAG GCCAGTTTGGAGCTTTGCTGGGCGTGTGGTGACACAATCAAAGACCTTGTGATTCGTGCACTGGAGCGTACGTACCATCCTGCATGCTTCACATGTGCAACATGTTATCAGCAAATTGGAGAGCAAAGATTTGCTCAGGGAGAGGTTGGCGAAGTCTACTGCATACAGGACTACTACAG AAAATACGCCCCCCAGTGTAATGCCTGTAAGCAGCTGATCATTCCCAAAGAAGACGGCACCGATAGCTACACTGTAGAATGCCAGGGCAACTCTTTCCATGAGGACTGCTACCGTTGTGAG ATCTGTGCCATCCAGCTCTCTCCTGATCCGAATGAACATGGATGCCATCCCTTGGATGGGAGGATGCTTTGCAAAGACTGTCATCTGAGCCTGGTTTCTGCCTAG
- the fblim1 gene encoding filamin-binding LIM protein 1 isoform X2, protein MASATQPKRMVSSVFITLAPPYRATLTKPQHTLQTHRAPAWDQQQAAVRVEPRGGDGFRPAGQRHRKDSSPSELRPSGGTAPAATSGSDPTGPTDPHVRPAGLHKDSLPEEHVPVSPPALLSPKPSEDDDVYLPGLASHKEGFSPQPSTPAHPLSQISQKRTPSSGDDSGQQSYRTPPIEVDGILESNELCGFCRKTVALAEPAIEALNRTYHDSCFQCRQCQTPLAGKLYYNKAGIPLCEECYQASLELCWACGDTIKDLVIRALERTYHPACFTCATCYQQIGEQRFAQGEVGEVYCIQDYYRKYAPQCNACKQLIIPKEDGTDSYTVECQGNSFHEDCYRCEICAIQLSPDPNEHGCHPLDGRMLCKDCHLSLVSA, encoded by the exons ATGGCGTCGGCAACCCAACCAAAGAGAATGGTGTCTTCTGTGTTCATCACCCTGGCTCCTCCGTACAGAGCCACGCTGACCAAGCCCCAGCACACTCTGCAGACCCACCGGGCCCCGGCCTGGGACCAGCAGCAGGCCGCCGTGCGCGTGGAGCCCCGCGGCGGTGACGGCTTCCGACCGGCCGGCCAAAGACACCGGAAAGACAGCAGCCCGTCTGAGCTTAGGCCCAGCGGGGGTACGGCGCCTGCAGCGACCAGCGGGTCGGACCCCACTGGTCCCACTGACCCACACGTTAGACCAGCAGGGCTGCACAAGGACAGCCTGCCGGAAG AGCACGTTCCCGTATCCCCTCCTGCACTGCTGTCTCCAAAGCCCTCTGAAGATGATGATGTGTACCTCCCTGGGCTTGCATCTCACAAAGAGGGATTCTCCCCTCAGCCCTCAACACCCGCTCACCCACTAAGTCAGATAAGTCAG AAAAGGACCCCATCTAGTGGAGACGATTCAGGCCAACAGTCCTATCGGACCCCACCCATTGAGGTGGACGGCATTCTGGAGAGTAACG AGCTGTGCGGATTCTGTAGGAAGACAGTGGCCCTCGCTGAACCTGCCATAGAGGCTTTAAACAGGACCTACCACGACAGTTGTTTCCAATGTAGACAGTGTCAGACCCCACTGGCAGGTAAACTGTACTACAACAAAGCTGGAATCCCACTGTGTGAGGAATGCTACCAG GCCAGTTTGGAGCTTTGCTGGGCGTGTGGTGACACAATCAAAGACCTTGTGATTCGTGCACTGGAGCGTACGTACCATCCTGCATGCTTCACATGTGCAACATGTTATCAGCAAATTGGAGAGCAAAGATTTGCTCAGGGAGAGGTTGGCGAAGTCTACTGCATACAGGACTACTACAG AAAATACGCCCCCCAGTGTAATGCCTGTAAGCAGCTGATCATTCCCAAAGAAGACGGCACCGATAGCTACACTGTAGAATGCCAGGGCAACTCTTTCCATGAGGACTGCTACCGTTGTGAG ATCTGTGCCATCCAGCTCTCTCCTGATCCGAATGAACATGGATGCCATCCCTTGGATGGGAGGATGCTTTGCAAAGACTGTCATCTGAGCCTGGTTTCTGCCTAG
- the LOC132471171 gene encoding transmembrane protein 82-like isoform X1, giving the protein MMFSPFSLFVGAFEWLPFHSISIDSFIQGVVGACGITVLCNVMRVYFFLQACSDSDGGKDKTQKSSSGGRPLLEQWRTAIHYWCLAALLSQVGPRVSSLIILEFCLRAASAGITAGQDSSSRGPQLLLVQCQFSLGCCLTATLGFLQQGAVNSTLGLLLAAGLSWALARICQSLWKHVEKLYPLHSKERYCGKCISLLTSGHSILASLQRGVILAFAVASFAAISTVYDHFLSLTGALKLWTPLTLCYAMLVAYIQGDEERQRHSGLEVLLRSVVLRLGSLTVLMMTVGHWSDMLQVLIAFLGEAVCLLSSQDLIAALLKEEEDDDKDIRPRNYNSRSTSSAKGRAPKIPSDGS; this is encoded by the exons ATGATGTTTTCACCTTTCTCCCTATTTGTGGGCGCTTTTGAATGGTTGCCTTTTCACTCAATTTCAATCGATTCTTTCATCCAAG GTGTGGTGGGCGCATGTGGAATCACAGTCCTCTGTAATGTGATGAGAGTGTACTTCTTCCTCCAAGCATGCAG TGATTCTGATGGGGGAAAAGATAAGACACAGAAATCTTCTTCTGGAGGCAGACCTCTGCTGGAACAGTGGAGGACAGCGATACATTACTGGTGCCTGGCCGCCCTGCTGTCCCAGGTGGGCCCGCGTGTCTCCTCGCTGATAATCCTGGAGTTCTGTCTCCGGGCAGCGTCGGCAGGGATCACCGCAGGACAG GACAGCTCCAGCAGAGGACCCCAGCTGCTCTTGGTGCAGTGTCAGTTCTCCCTGGGCTGCTGCCTCACCGCCACTCTCGGCTttctccagcagggggcagtaaACAGCACTTTAGGCCTACTGCTGGCGGCAGGCCTCAGCTGGGCACTGGCAAGGATCTGCCAAAGTTTGTGGAAGCATGTTGAGAAACTGTACCCGCTGCACAGCAAAGAACGCTACTGTGGCAAATGCATTAGCCTCCTCACCTCTGGACACTCCATTCTAGCCTCTCTGCAGAGGGGCGTCATCCTGGCCTTCGCCGTAGCGTCTTTCGCCGCCATATCCACTGTGTATGACCACTTCCTGTCTCTAACGGGTGCTCTGAAGTTGTGGACACCTCTGActctatgctatgctatgctggTAGCATACATCCAAGGTGATG AGGAACGCCAGCGGCACTCCGGACTCGAGGTTCTGCTGCGCTCGGTGGTCCTGCGCCTGGGATCCCTGACCGTGCTCATGATGACCGTGGGCCACTGGTCCGACATGCTCCAGGTCCTCATCGCGTTCCTCGGGGAAGCCGTGTGTCTGCTGTCCTCCCAGGACCTCATCGCGGCTCTGTTAAAG GAGGAAGAAGACGACGACAAAGACATTCGTCCACGAAACTATAACTCCAGATCCACAAGCTCAGCAAAGGGCAGAGCACCCAAGATACCATCAGACGGCTCTTAG